The Halobacteriovorax sp. DA5 genome includes the window AAGACTCTTACTGCGACTCTGCCTCTTTATCTAAAAGCTCTTGAAGGAAAAGGTGCTCACCTTGTAACAGTTAACGACTACCTTGCTAGCCGTGATGCTAAAGAGATGGGTGTTCTTTATAACTGGCTTGGATTAACTACTGGTTGCATCATTGCAGACATGGAAGATGAAGAGCGCCAAGCGGCTTACGCTTCAGACATTACATACGGAACAAATAACGAATTTGCTTTCGATTATCTAAGAGACAATATGAAATTCTCACTTGAAGAATATGTTCAAAGAGATTTTCACTACTGTATCGTGGATGAGGTTGACTCGATTCTAATCGATGAGGCCAGAACTCCCCTATTAATTTCAGGTCCAAGTGAAGGTGACTCAACACTTTATGGTGTTGCAAATAAAGTTATTCCACAGCTTACTGTCGAAAAACATTTCACGATTGATGAAAAATCGATGTCTGCTGTTTTCACAGAAGAAGGGATTTTGAAAGTTCAAGAGCTAATGAAAGTTGATAATCTTTACGATATCGAAAACTCAGCTCTGCTTCACCACTTAAATCAGGCCCTTCGTGCTCACCACTTATTTAAAAGAGATGCTAATTACATCATTAAAGATGGTGAAGTCATTATCGTTGATGAATTCACAGGGCGTCTTAAAACAGGTTCTCGTTGGTCAGATGGACTTCACCAAGCGATCGAGGCGAAAGAAGGCGTAGAGATTAAGCAAGAAAACCAAACTCTTGCATCAATCACTTTCCAAAACTACTTCAAAATGTACTCAAACCTAGCAGGTATGACAGGTACAGCAGATACGGAAGCGGAAGAATTTAAAAAGATCTATGATCTCGATGTAATTGTTATTCCTACAAATCTTCCAATTGCTCGTGTTGATGAAGCTGATGTTATCTATAAGAATAAGCAAGCAAAGTATAGAGCAATTATTAAGCTTCTAAGAGAATTAAATGAGAAAGGTCAACCGGTTCTAGTTGGGACAATTACAGTTGATTCTTCAAACCTACTTTCTCAAGAACTTGAAAAAGCTGGTATTCCACACAATGTACTAAATGCTAAGCAACACGGTAGAGAAGCGGCCATCATTGAAAATGCTGGTCAAAAAGGTGCCGTTACTATTGCAACAAATATGGCAGGTCGTGGTACCGACATTAAAATTAATGACGAAGTAAAGGCCCTTGGCGGTCTATATATCCTTTGTACAGAAAGACACGAGTCACGTCGAATTGACAACCAACTTCGTGGTCGTTCTGGACGTCAAGGAGACCCAGGACGTTCAAAATTCTTCCTATCGCTTGAAGATGATTTAATGAGAATTTTCGGAAGTGATCGTATCGCAAAGGTTATGAACACTCTTGGGATGGAAGAGGATGAGCCTATTGAGCACAAGATGATCACTAATGCGATTGCTAAAGCTCAAAAGAAAGTTGAAACTCATAACTTTGAAATCAGAAAGCACCTTCTTGACTTTGATAACGTTATGAATGAACAACGTCGTGTTATCTACCGTATCCGTCGTGACATCCTTTCAGATGAAGACAACCTTGGATTCGTAAAAGAGATGACAGAAGATGTTGCAGATAACTTATATGAAAATTATCGCCCGCAAAAGAAAGTTCCATTAGAAGACCTTCCTTGGGAAGATATGAAGTCTGGCTTTAGTGCAACTTTTAACACTGAATATGAAGTAAGCGCTGTAGAATGTTCAGAAAAATTTGAAGGAAATGTTAGTAAGTACTTTGAAGAAAGAGCTAAGGAAATCCTAGAAAGCAAATTAGCTGGATACGATGATAGACAAGTAACTTTAGCTCTTAGAGAAATTCTACTATCAACTTTTGATCAACACTGGAAGGATCACTTAAGAAATATGGATCACCTTAAAGAAGGGATCAATCTTAAGGCCTACGCACAAAAAGACCCTCTTACAGAATATAAGAGAGAAGCATTTAACCTTTTTGAACAAATGCGTGTTGATGTAAAAGCAAGTGTTGTACGCAACATGTTTACTGTTCGTCTTTACACTCAAGAAGAAATTGAGGAACTAAGACGTGAGCAAGAAGAAGCACTACAAAGACAATTAGAACTTCTAAAAGCACAAAGAATTGCTGAAGAAGAAGGTCTAGATGAGCCTGTACAACAACAAGCTCCACGCTCTCGTGGCCAAGTTAAAGTTGGAAGAAACGATGCTTGTCCATGTGGTTCTGGAAAGAAATTTAAACACTGTCACGGATCATAATTAATATGTCAGATGGCGATAACAAAAACGATTTAACACGTATTGAAGACTTGTCAGAGTTTCTTCATCAAGGTGATGATGAACTCGACAAGCTTCTTGCTGATCTCGATGAGTCAGATGATGGCCAATCAAATGAACAGGAAGATGAACAAGAAGATGAGGCGGAAATCGAGTTAGCGCCATTTGAGTATTCTAATAATTCAAATGACTCCGAAAACGAGTTTGAGGATGAAGCCGAAAATTACGAAAACTTCTCAGAAGAAGAATCGTATGACGAAGCCGATTACGCGTTTGACGGGCCAGAGCTTGAAGATGAAGAAAGTGGCCAAGAAAGTGATGAAGAGCAAAGCTTTGACAACTTTGACAACTTTGACAATTTTGAAGAGTCTGACAACTTCGACGAGGTCGACGACTTTGAAGAGTCTGCTGACTTAGATAGTGTTGAAGAAGAGCAAAGTGACGATGAAGATTCAAGCTTTGAAAACTTCCCGACTTTTCAAGAAGATCAAGAAGCAGACCAAGAAGAAGACCAAGAAGCTGAAATCGAGCTCTCACCTCTTGAAGAAGACCAACCCGAATACGAAGCTGAGAGTGAAGTTGAACAAGAAGATTTTGTAGCACCGCAAATTGAGTCCTATGAACAAGTTGAAACACCTCTTACGGCGACTCCTGAAACAGTCGCACCTGAAATAAGGCCGGCCCAAGACTTTAGAGAAGTTAGAGATTTTGCGGCCAATTCAACATATGGAAAGGTAGCGATTGGAGGCAATCCTCCATTTTCAATTCTTATGCAAGGAATAGTTCCTGGTGAATACGACGAGAGTATTCTTGCTATATTGAATGAGCACGGACTCTTAGGTGACAATGAAGAACTTTATCGAAGAAGCTTAGAGAGTGGACAACTTCTCATCGCCCAAATTGGTGAGTTTAGTGCAATTTACTTAGCAGGAAAATTACGTCGCTTTTGTCGTGTGATAAAACTAGGTCTTGCTCATGAAATTCATGCTAGTCCAAACTATGACAATAGCGATCAAAGAGGATTAACAGGGCCACGCTCAATTAATCAGAATCAGACGAAGCACTTTATAAGAAATGACAGGGATTTTACGCAAGAAGATGTCTTATTAAGCTCTTCTCACTTCGTCCCGGGATATTTGATAACACATAGCCTTGGACCAATGCAAATCAATGAAGTTATTGATGGCAATGAGTTTAATGATATTAAATCCATTAACCTAATTGAATATTTCAGCGAATTGTTTAGGGAAAGTGCGTTTAAAAAGGGTGCTAATGCAATTATCTCAATTCATTTTACAGTTAATCAGCAACGCAGTGATTCGACATCAAATAATATCATTATCATGGCCCATGGGGACTATGTCGTTCTAGAAGAGAACAAAGCATAGCTAAATAGACAATTATGATTAGCAATTTAAGCGAAACAAAAGATTTTTATAGCACTATTATTATTGGTGGTGGCATCGTTGGAGCGGGAGTTTTTAGAGATTTAAGTCTCCACGATATTGATACTCTTCTTATCGATAAGAAGGACTTTGCCTCTCAAACAAGTTCAAAAAGCTCGAAGATGCTTCACGGAGGAATTCGTTATCTTGAAAACTTTGACTTCCCTCTCGTCTGGGAAGCACTACATGAGAAGAATCTTTGGTTAAAACTTGCACCGCACCTTTGCTTTGAAGAAAAATTCTATCTACCCATATACTCTGATTCGATTCGTCCAAAGTGGATGATTAGAATTGGATTATTCTTATATGATTTACTATCAAGCTTTCAAAATTCTCCTTATGAGATGAAAAACAAGATTGAAACGCTTGAAATAAATGCAGATCTTAAAGAAGAGGATCTAAAAGGAAGCGGTGTCTACCACGATGCTGTTGTACATGACGGACGCCTAACCATTGAAGTTTTAAGAGACGCTGCAATCAATCCACGCTGTCATGCTCTTAATCATATAGGACTTGAAGATTATGAATTTCTTAATGATGGTAGAATTCGTGTCATTTTGAAAGATGAGATCGAAGGTGTGACTAAGGAAGTTTTCTGCAATGACATCGTTTTTGCAACAGGGCCTTTTACCGATAAAGTTCTAGCAAAGTCTGCGCAAATACATTGGAATCCACAACTTCTACCATCACGTGGAAGTCATATTTGGATCTCAAAAGAGCGCCTTAAGATTAAAACAGCAATTCTACTAACACCAAATGATGGAAGAGTAATCTTTGTCATTCCACAAGCTGATCGTATACTTGTAGGAACGACAGAGTCTAAAGTAGAAGAAGAATACTTTGATTTACAGCCGACTGCAGAAGAGATCACTTACCTATTAGCAAATTTAAACCAATATTTTCCAAAAGCTAAAATTCAAGAAGATGATATTCTCTCATCATTTGCAGGAATAAGACCTCTTGTTAAAGATGACTCGACAGCAACTCTTGGAAAAACAGCACGCGTACACAAATACTTTCAACCACTAAAGAATTGCCATGTTCTAGTTGGCGGCAAGTACACAACGTTTAGAACGATGGCCCAAGATGTTGCAAGATCGATAGTACACAAACATAAGAAGGCCTATATTCAAGATAAGACCCTCGCTGAATTTCGCTTCAAAATGCGCTACAACCCATTTAAGCAAAAAGGTTTTACTCCTGAGCAAGAAGCGCAAGTGAGAAAGTATGAATTTATTCGTTGTGAAGAAGACTTTAACAGACGCCTCTAATTTCTTAGCTGCGTCTGTTAGAGAAGTATTTAGAAACGTAAATAAGCACCTGCGATAGCTCTAAATCCACTTAAAGAAATTGTATTCTCAACTGTTGAACCGCCGGTTTCGATGCTAAAAGTTGATGAGCTACTGAAGTAGTCACCTTTTGCATAAAAACCAAATCCTGAATCTAGTGTATACTTAATCCCACCACCAACATTCATATAAGTACCTGAACCTGATAGACTCTCAGTTGTCGATGATCCAGCATTTTGTGGGATTTCGTTAAGTGAAGTCATCGATAAACCAAATCCTACTTCTACGTATGGGATAAAACGATTCGTCGCAAGAGGGTTGAAAATGTGGAAGTTAACTGCTCCACCAAAGTCAATTGAAGAAGACGTTGAATCTGAAATTCCATTGCTTCCTGAATAGTAACCAACACTGGCCTTTAAAGAAAACTTTTGTAAAAAACTTTGCGACTTAGGAAAGAACAACTCGAACTCTCCAGCAAAGCCCAGTGTACTTAACTCAGCATCAGAGCTAACTCCAACGTTATCATAAGTACCACTTAGCATATTAAAGCCGGCCGATACATTTAGGGCCATATTTTTATCTAGAATCTTACTTGGTGTCGGCTTTGACATCGTTTGATTACTAGAAAAAGAAGTTGTTTTAATTGCATCAAGCTCACTTTCTTCATCAAAGCTTTCTGACATTGATTTAGAAGGTTGTGAATAGGCACTTCTTTGCTCAGGAGCTTGACGATTAATATCAACAGGCTCGCCCATTTGTCTTCCTGCAGGAAAAGTTGCTTGTAGAGATTTAGAGCGATCACTTGTCAATTTAACAGGTGATGAAATTTTTAAATTTGCAACCTTATCTCTTTGAATTTCACTAGGCTTAACAATGCGGTAAATACTCCAAACAGAGCGAGATGGTGTTGCTTTAATACAGACGGCCCTTGCAAATACACCAGTTGTGATAAAGAACTTAGCGTGATCTCCAATGACTAATCCATCTTCTAATCCTCGATTCATTAGAATCGTCTTCTTTGAAGATGATGTTTGAAGAATTCTGAAAGTTAACTTCTCATCAATATCGAGAGCAAGAACACTCGAACTCAACAGAGTAATGAGTGAAATAGAGAGAATTTTTAATAAACGTCCTGTCATATCATTTCCTTAAAAAAATATACTTAAACTAGCTATAAATTTTAAATTATTAATTGTTTGATTAAGTTCAAAGTTAGAAGCATCTGTCGCATTAACCTCACTAATCGGGCTTAAACTAAGAAGCTCATAATTTAATTTGGCACCTATTCCATAGCCAAACATATTACCCTTTTCATAATCTCTAAAAGTTGAAATACGAGTTTTAATACCTAGTGAAATTGAAGGTAAGGCCACTAATTCATAGTCATAGCTATAATTAGTGAGTCTTGGCGAAGTTGTCTCACCTGTACCACGCTTTATCCCTAGGCCAACATAAGCAAGCAGTTTATTTCGAACATAAGGTGCGTTGTAAAAATAGTAATTCACGTGGGCGCCAAAATTCATATAAGTCATGCGGCCATTGATCCCACCTAAATCAACATTTAGATTCGAAAGATCAAGCCCAAAGTCAACGCTCCATTTTTTTAATGAATCATGTGCTCTAATAAGATGAAACTCATATGAAGCAGCAAGGCCATATCCAAGATTCTGATGATTGCTATCAGAGTCTGTATAATTTGGCATAAGGTTAGAGATAAAACTTAATTGCACTTCATTACCACTTTCAATTGAAAGTACATTTTCACGCCTAAATTTTTCGCGAGCAATTCCAGAAGATTTTAAGTAGCGACTAAGTTGTTCACTATCCATATCGGCAGACCACAGAGGGCCTTCTTTATCTAAGACGGCCTTAGCTGACTTCGTTACTCGATTCTTTGCTCTTTCTCGTGCAAGACTTTCTTCCATAGCATTTGGAATTGATAAATTTGAATTTGCACCGGTTAGATCTGGCTTTCCACTATAAAGCATTTCCTTATAACCATCTTGTGCAGCAGAAATTTTAATTAATTGATCTTTATTTTGTGCTCCCATTTGAGCATCAAATTCTTGTGCAGATAATTTTGAAGTATCAACAGGCTCTAGCTGGGAGTCCACATACTTATAGCGAAGTCTGCCATCCCTTACGATAATTTCATCACCGTTTCTTAGTTGCGTCTCTTTTGTCACTTTGTAGATCGTCGAGTCAGCAATATCCTGAGCATAATTCTTATCACTTGGCGTTTCTTTATCTTGAATTAAGTCCGTAGGAACCTGCCCATCAATTGCATGCTGATTATTAAATTCAGTTTTTTTCGACTCATATGCCTTAATTTCATAAACAGGCTTTTTCTTATAGCGGCCACTTGCAGTTTGAGAGCGAATTTGTAGAGCAAGTGTCGCATCAGGCGCGAAGTTTGCACGATTTATCTTATCTCCAGAAATATCCTTGAAGTACCAGTAAGATTCGCGATCAGACACTTTTAAGAGTTCAATGCTACCTAGATAAAGATACTTAGGCTTTTGGTAGTCACCAATGCGCATTGACACATCGGCCACTTCACCAGTTTTAAGTCCGGTAAGCTTACCGACAGAAAGCTTTAAGGTGCGTCCAGATTGAGAAAGGGCCACAACTTTTGCCTGCATCATGGCATAAGTATTTGCCATCAATAAATTTAGCAAAAGTATCATTACGAATTGTTTATATTTATCCATATATTTAATTATAACGAATGGAAGTATTTGAAACAATATGGTAAGGTATGTATATTTTTACAAAATTATGCCACGGTGCACCATGAGTGAACGGAGGAAGATATGGCCAAAAGAAAGAAGAATATTCAAATTTTTCGATACGAATGCCAAATGACTGGCGAAGTTTACAAAACAACAAAGAAAGCAGCTAATCCAGATGACCTAGTTAGCGTAAATGCATACTACGATATGCATCCAGAAGAAGATGATCGCCCTGAGGAAATTAAGAAAGAATTAGGAATTGAGTAAAATTTAATAAAACGGAGTTTTTAAATGGCACACCACAAAGTCATTATTATCGGATCAGGTCCTGCTGGTTACACAGCGGCCCTATATGCATCTCGTGCAAACCTTGGACCTCTAGTTATTGAAGGACATGAGCCAGGGGGACAATTAACGACAACAACTGACGTTGATAACTTTCCAGGATTCCCAGAGGGAATTATGGGGCCAGAGCTTATGGCCAATATGAAGAAACAAACTCAGAGATTTGGTACTGAATACCTGAGTGGTTTCGTCACTGATATTGATACAACAAAGAGACCATTTACTTTAACAGTTGATGGTGACAAAACTTATACTGCTGATGCAGTAATCCTAGCAACAGGTGCCTCAGCGAAATACCTAGGCCTTCCAAATGAGAAAGAACTTATTGGTAAAGGCGTAAGTGCTTGTGCAACTTGTGACGGATTCTTCTACCGCGACCGTGTCGTTCACGTTGTTGGTGGTGGAGATACTGCAATGGAAGAAGCAACTTTCCTTACAAAGTTTGCTTCGAAAGTTTATGTTGTTCACAGAAGAGATGAGTTACGTGCATCTAAGCCAATGCAAGAGCGCGCTTTCAATAACGAAAAGATTGAATTCGTATGGGATAGTGCTGTAACAGAAATCATTGCCGATGCAACTGGTGTTACTTCAATCAAAGTTGAAAACTTAAAAACTGGTGAAGTATCTGAAAGAAAAACTGATGGCCTATTTATGGGTATCGGACATAAGCCAAATACTGATTTCCTAAAAGGAAAAATTGAACTTGATGATCATGGGTTTATCGTGACTCAAGGAAAGCACCCTGATACAAGCGTTCCAGGTGTTTTTGCTTGTGGTGACGTTCAGGACTCTTACTATCGTCAAGCAATCTCTGCTGCGGGTTCTGGTTGTCAGGCGGCGATCAGAGCAGAAAGATTCATCGAAGAAAACGAATAATCTTAAAAATAAATTGTGGCCTAGTCTATTAACTAGGCCACATTATCTGAAATATACAACTCTACCCTTTCAACTGTTTCATTAAAAAGTCGCTTTACAACCTTACTACCATTTTTAAGTCGCTCAACCATATCTTCATATTCAATTAGCGATCCCTTCGCAACAGACTTTAGGCCAACAGCGCCTTCTTTTAATTGTTTTGCCACGAAAAAATATAGATAAAGATCAGCACACTCTTTTTCGTTTAAATCATGCTCATCAAAAGCATTAATTTTTAAGTCATTGGCCTCAATTGAGATTTGAGGTTGAAAATCTTTTTCAAATAATGGAGTGATCTCACTCGTACGAATAGTAAGATTTCCGCTACCTTTATTAAAGATCATAAGTCGTGCAATACAGGCCTTAAGCTCTGAAATATTTCCTGGCCAATCATAATCAAGCAGCATTTTTTGAACACGATGAGAAAGTCGCTTCTTTGCAGTATGATTCTTTAAACTATATTGCGATATGAAGTAATTTGCGAAGAAGAGAATATCTTCCTTTCTTTCAACTAATGAAATTGTTTTAAAACTTGGTATGGCCAACTCTGGAATATAGTCAGTACCTGTAAACATAGTTCGATAAGACTCTCTCTTATCAACTGTATTAATAATATAATTGGCAACACTAGTTGATAGCTTATCAAGGCCCTTAAATATAACGTGGCCATTAATAACGCGATCCCTGATCTTGTCCACGATATCATCAATATCTTTTTTGGTCATTTTGGCATAGCAATTAACAATTTCAATATGCGTGTTAGCGGTACTTGATTGCCTTGCAATTCTTTCACAGAGAAAATACTTTCCACTTCCTTCACCACCATAAATATAGACAGGGCCTCTCTCATTTGGAGCACTATATTGCTCAAGAAAAGATTGGGCACCCTTTGCAAAAACACTAATCCCCATAGATGTGTTGAAGGCAACATCCGCCTCATAGTCATCGCTGTGATATTCTTCATATTCCTCAATTTCATCACTCTTATAAAAGTAAAGAAGTCCAATTACTCGGGCCAAAAACATAGCCTGCTTAAGGTCATTATCCGTAAATAGCTCATTCTTTTCTTTATTCGAGAAATTTAAAATACCAAAGATATTTTCATTGTGATCAAAGATCGGACACATCATATATGTTGAAATAGTCGTATTATTAACGACTTCATACATATTAAAAAATTCATCACTAGAAAGAGATTGAGAAAATTTTGATTTGATTCCACGAGGATGATTATAAAGCTCTTCTAGAATACCAACGATTGGATATTCAATTTCTTTCAATTGATTTGTCTGAAAATCAAATTCACTGAATGTATGCTCATCGTGTCCCACAATAAATGCTCGTGCATCGCGGGCCTTTACTATTCTTTGAACTTCTATGATAAATAATTTTATTAATTCGACTTTGTTACGATAATTTTTAAAAAT containing:
- the secA gene encoding preprotein translocase subunit SecA, which translates into the protein MFNPLKSFFGTKHDRDIKKIMPIVNEINSLEAQMEKLSDEELKAQTTKFKQRLSEGATLEQLLPEAFATVREAAKRVLGMRPYDVQIIGGIVLFKGIIAEMKTGEGKTLTATLPLYLKALEGKGAHLVTVNDYLASRDAKEMGVLYNWLGLTTGCIIADMEDEERQAAYASDITYGTNNEFAFDYLRDNMKFSLEEYVQRDFHYCIVDEVDSILIDEARTPLLISGPSEGDSTLYGVANKVIPQLTVEKHFTIDEKSMSAVFTEEGILKVQELMKVDNLYDIENSALLHHLNQALRAHHLFKRDANYIIKDGEVIIVDEFTGRLKTGSRWSDGLHQAIEAKEGVEIKQENQTLASITFQNYFKMYSNLAGMTGTADTEAEEFKKIYDLDVIVIPTNLPIARVDEADVIYKNKQAKYRAIIKLLRELNEKGQPVLVGTITVDSSNLLSQELEKAGIPHNVLNAKQHGREAAIIENAGQKGAVTIATNMAGRGTDIKINDEVKALGGLYILCTERHESRRIDNQLRGRSGRQGDPGRSKFFLSLEDDLMRIFGSDRIAKVMNTLGMEEDEPIEHKMITNAIAKAQKKVETHNFEIRKHLLDFDNVMNEQRRVIYRIRRDILSDEDNLGFVKEMTEDVADNLYENYRPQKKVPLEDLPWEDMKSGFSATFNTEYEVSAVECSEKFEGNVSKYFEERAKEILESKLAGYDDRQVTLALREILLSTFDQHWKDHLRNMDHLKEGINLKAYAQKDPLTEYKREAFNLFEQMRVDVKASVVRNMFTVRLYTQEEIEELRREQEEALQRQLELLKAQRIAEEEGLDEPVQQQAPRSRGQVKVGRNDACPCGSGKKFKHCHGS
- the trxB gene encoding thioredoxin-disulfide reductase gives rise to the protein MAHHKVIIIGSGPAGYTAALYASRANLGPLVIEGHEPGGQLTTTTDVDNFPGFPEGIMGPELMANMKKQTQRFGTEYLSGFVTDIDTTKRPFTLTVDGDKTYTADAVILATGASAKYLGLPNEKELIGKGVSACATCDGFFYRDRVVHVVGGGDTAMEEATFLTKFASKVYVVHRRDELRASKPMQERAFNNEKIEFVWDSAVTEIIADATGVTSIKVENLKTGEVSERKTDGLFMGIGHKPNTDFLKGKIELDDHGFIVTQGKHPDTSVPGVFACGDVQDSYYRQAISAAGSGCQAAIRAERFIEENE
- a CDS encoding glycerol-3-phosphate dehydrogenase/oxidase is translated as MISNLSETKDFYSTIIIGGGIVGAGVFRDLSLHDIDTLLIDKKDFASQTSSKSSKMLHGGIRYLENFDFPLVWEALHEKNLWLKLAPHLCFEEKFYLPIYSDSIRPKWMIRIGLFLYDLLSSFQNSPYEMKNKIETLEINADLKEEDLKGSGVYHDAVVHDGRLTIEVLRDAAINPRCHALNHIGLEDYEFLNDGRIRVILKDEIEGVTKEVFCNDIVFATGPFTDKVLAKSAQIHWNPQLLPSRGSHIWISKERLKIKTAILLTPNDGRVIFVIPQADRILVGTTESKVEEEYFDLQPTAEEITYLLANLNQYFPKAKIQEDDILSSFAGIRPLVKDDSTATLGKTARVHKYFQPLKNCHVLVGGKYTTFRTMAQDVARSIVHKHKKAYIQDKTLAEFRFKMRYNPFKQKGFTPEQEAQVRKYEFIRCEEDFNRRL